One genomic window of Gemmatimonadota bacterium includes the following:
- a CDS encoding PTS sugar transporter subunit IIA — protein MSLHDFFAPESIDLALHAADRPAALAAAVRLLHLDARAEETLLRVLHRREQLGSTGMGRGIAIPHCRSLVVPRLRMAYARLIEPLPWDAIDGKPVHHIFLIVAPPLEVSNQYLPTLGQLAGFAKEPGNLEKLDLVKSAGEFLELFGPKRS, from the coding sequence ATGTCCCTCCACGACTTCTTCGCACCCGAATCGATCGACCTGGCCCTCCACGCCGCCGACCGCCCGGCCGCGCTGGCCGCCGCGGTCCGCCTCCTCCACCTCGATGCCCGGGCCGAGGAGACCCTCCTCCGGGTCCTCCACCGACGCGAGCAACTCGGGTCCACCGGCATGGGGCGAGGGATCGCGATCCCCCACTGCCGCTCCCTGGTCGTGCCGCGGCTGCGGATGGCCTACGCCCGGCTCATCGAGCCCCTCCCCTGGGACGCGATCGACGGCAAGCCGGTCCACCACATCTTCCTGATCGTGGCGCCGCCTCTCGAGGTTTCCAATCAGTACCTCCCGACCCTCGGCCAGCTCGCCGGGTTCGCCAAGGAACCGGGCAACCTGGAGAAGCTGGACTTGGTGAAGTCGGCGGGGGAGTTTCTGGAGTTGTTCGGGCCGAAAAGGTCGTAG
- the dusB gene encoding tRNA dihydrouridine synthase DusB: MLFPYPTGTDHVPLFLAPMAGVSEPPFRRISRRLGADVVLSEFLNAEAIRRRITSTLEGAEFDEVERPIGIQIYGAHADAMAHAAALVTEHYAPDFIDINFGCPVKKVVQRNGGSGCLRDMNTVDDIIRACVAATHLPVTVKTRSGWSEESRDPVGIALRMQDAGATAFTLHARTRTQMFTGKANWDDIACVVEALDVPVIGNGDVVTAEDALRMHEHTGCAGIMIGRGAFGNPWLFRDARALLNGEPKPAAPDVAERFAVALEHARLALRLQGNTRHTMIEFRKHFGWYTKGMHAATALRGKLFQVESLVEAEQIFADYLARESFATAA, from the coding sequence ATGCTGTTCCCGTATCCGACTGGTACCGACCACGTTCCGCTCTTCCTGGCCCCCATGGCCGGGGTCTCGGAGCCCCCCTTCCGCCGGATCTCCCGGCGGCTGGGGGCGGATGTCGTGCTGTCCGAGTTCCTGAATGCCGAGGCGATCCGGCGCCGGATTACCTCGACGCTCGAAGGGGCGGAGTTCGACGAGGTCGAGCGGCCGATCGGGATCCAGATCTACGGCGCCCACGCCGATGCCATGGCCCACGCCGCGGCGCTGGTGACGGAGCATTACGCCCCCGACTTCATCGACATCAATTTCGGCTGCCCGGTCAAGAAGGTCGTCCAGCGGAACGGCGGCTCCGGCTGCCTCCGCGACATGAACACGGTGGATGACATCATCCGCGCCTGCGTCGCCGCGACCCACCTCCCGGTGACGGTCAAGACGCGGAGCGGGTGGTCTGAGGAGTCGCGTGACCCGGTCGGCATCGCGCTCCGGATGCAGGACGCCGGCGCCACCGCGTTCACGCTCCACGCCCGCACCCGGACGCAGATGTTCACCGGCAAGGCGAACTGGGATGACATCGCCTGCGTGGTCGAGGCGCTGGATGTGCCGGTGATCGGCAACGGCGACGTCGTGACGGCCGAGGACGCGCTTCGGATGCACGAGCACACCGGCTGTGCCGGGATCATGATTGGTCGCGGCGCGTTCGGGAATCCCTGGCTCTTCCGTGATGCGCGTGCCCTGCTCAACGGCGAGCCGAAGCCGGCCGCGCCAGATGTCGCGGAGCGGTTCGCCGTCGCGCTCGAGCATGCCCGACTGGCCCTCCGCCTGCAGGGCAACACGCGCCACACGATGATCGAGTTCCGCAAGCACTTCGGCTGGTACACCAAGGGGATGCACGCGGCGACCGCGTTGCGGGGCAAGCTCTTCCAGGTGGAATCGCTGGTCGAGGCGGAGCAGATCTTCGCGGACTACCTGGCCCGCGAATCGTTCGCGACGGCGGCGTGA